In [Phormidium] sp. ETS-05, the genomic window AAGATGTGGCTAACAGCTCGACCCCCGAATATAGTTATTCATATAAACCTCATCTTGTTTGAGCTGCTCTACCTCTCCATCGTAAATCGTCCATTTGAAGCCATAGCTACTGGGTTGGTTTACGGGAAACATCCACCAGTCATAGTGGTTATAGTGAATCTGCATCCATTCATTTTTACTGGCCCAGGATTCAAATTTATCTAGCTGCCATTTTTGTTTCAGTTTGAGGTTTTCGATTCCGACGAATTCTGGATGATTATTATATTCCATAATTTTGTTAGGTGTTGTCACTTGTCACTTGTCCCTTGTCACTTGTCACTTGGATAAGAAACCTTCGCCGAGGAGATATCTCTTACCCGGACGGAGATTCTCCGCAGAACCCCCTGGGGGACAAAGGACAAATGACAAAGAACAAATGACAAAGGACAAAGGACAAAGGACAAATGACAAGTAACAAAGGACAAAGGACAAGTGACAAGTGACAAATGACAAATGACAAAGGACAAATGACAAAATTAATTCACTTCTACAGAGAATTGATAATCAAATCCTCTAAAGTTAGAATCCATTTGCAAGGAGTAATCGCCTGTGACTGGTAAAGTCCCCGTCCACTCATTTCTATCGGCATCGGTGTAGGGATTGCCTGCTAAAATATTACCATCGGGGTCAATAATAGCGGGAAAAACTCCTTCGGGATTCAATTTGATAACTTTTATGGTTTGACCTGCAGAAGCTGAGAGTATATATTTGTGACTGCCAGGACCGATAATCCGCCCTTTAATAATGGCTGAGTTGCCATTAGGGGCAAAATTAATTTTCTCGGTTACTTGAGAGCAACTGGTTTGGGTGTTTTGTTTGGAAATCCAACCGGCTGGTTCATCTATGCGCAACCAGCCATTTTGTTCTTCTGTAACTGTTACATATGTGCCGTTGTCCACTTTTCCCACTATATTACCCTCGGCCACCATTGGAGCGGAACGGACGTTAAGGGGGGGGTTAGGGTCGGAGACGATCGCCATCGTGATTTTACACCCTTCTGTTGCGGGCGTGATGGTGATGGGCTGACTGGGAGACTGGGAGAGTGGGGGAGGAGTGGGAGGGGTGGGAGGGGTGGGAGGGGTGGGAGGAGGGGGGAGGGGGATACTCGGAGACTGGGTGACTGGGAGACTCTGAGACGGGGTGACTGGGAGACTGGGGGACGGGGTGACTGGGAGAGAGGGAGACTGCTCCCCTGCTCCCCTGCTCCCCTGCTCCCCTGCTCCCCTGCTCCCCTGCTCCCCTGCTCCCTGGTCGTTGAGCGAAGTCGAACCGCTGTTCCCCTGCTCCTTTGCTCCTTCTGGGGTTTGACAGCCAACTAACAAGCTGACGATCGCCAGAACGATCGCTCGGGAGAGGGCTGTTTTAGAGTAAAAAGATTTGTGCTGGGCGAGGTTGAGCATAATGGTGATTTTTCACTTGTCCCTGGTCAAAAGTCATTTGTCCAAGAGTCCTTGGTCATTGGTCATTTGTCCGGAATGTCCTTGGTCATTGGTCAAAAGTCCTTTGGTGACAAGGGACTAGGGACTGGGGACAAATTGATTAGAGATAGTCATTGTCATCGAAGGGGCGATCGCCTAATTCTGACGGTGGACGATCGCTGCTCCAAGCCCACCACACATAATCGCACTGGCAGTAATAAAACTCTTGCCACTTGCGGCGGTGGTCTTCAGTATAAACCGGCGATCGGCGGTTAATCCACACCCGTTTTGCTTCCAAAGGACTGGAATTGCATCTCGGGCAGCTAAAATGGTGGGCGTGAACTGCCTTTTCGGTCCATTCAGGCGGAATGGGGGCAAAAGCTTCCATTGTCAAAAGTCCTTGGTCATTGGTCATTGGTCATTTGTCCGCAAGTCCGCAAGTCCGCAAAGAAAGCAAGTCCGCAAAGAAAGCAAGTCACTTGTTAGCAAAGGACAAAGGACATTGGACATTGGACAAAGGACAACTACATGGTATCATCTGATAGTCAGCGCCAAAGAGCTGGTTTATCTAGGTGCCAGTCACCAGGGGCGAAACCCTTGCCCTGCAAAGAGCCCTTCAGCAGCAGGCAGCGGCAGCAGAGCAGGATTTGAAAAAGGCTGGGGTGGGAGCAAGCGCGAACCGTCAGGTCAGCGAAGCGATCGGCATCATCAATGGCGCCGACCTTGCGAACCAGTCGCCCCGTGCTGGAGAGGACTTTGGCACCCGGTACGCCCAAGCCTTGGCAAAAGGTTTGAAAGGAGAGAAGGCACTGATTCACGCTCGTGTTGAGTCCTTCCGCACGGAGGAAGGCACCCTTTCCGCCAGTGGTTTATTCCGCATTTGCGGTGACAATGCCAGTTATCGAGAGCAGTTAGCAGCACTGAAACCATACTCGGAAGCATGGCGGTGGCAGTGCATCGCTCTAGACCAAGGGCGGCGGGTGCGGGCGATAGAGGAAGTCTTGAAATCCAGTCGATGAAATCCTTGTGGGACAAGGGTTCTAGAAAAGTTGTGAATAAAGCCACAAGAAACTGCTTGCATGATGATTCATATCACCCAAGCAGTTTCCGTGCGTTCTAGGTGGCAAATATGAAGGGAGTTTTGCCAGCTAGTTGCTACCAGATATAAAACAAGGCACAGACTTGATGCTGTGCCCTTTAGTTTCCACTAATTCGACTTCGGGTGAAGTCTAAAGCGTCGGCATACAAGCCGACATAGAAGTTTCCGAAATAGTTTCCACTAATTCGACTTCGGGTGAAGTCTAAAGCAATGGGAAAGAAAGTGCCTGGAAGAAGGAAAAGTTTCCACTAATTCGACTTCGGGTGAAGTCTAAAGAAAAAAGAGACCGATACAGATGCTGTTTTGCTAGGAAAAAGTTTCCACTAATTCGACTTCGGGTGAAGTCTAAAGACAGGACTTCCCCCAATGGGAAGAAAATTGTTTGAAAGTTTCCACTAATTCGACTTCGGGTGAAGTCTAAAGCATCTGCACCAAAAGAGATGAGCTTGGCTTTTGCATAGAGTTTCCACTAATTCGACTTCGGGTGAAGTCTAAAGACTCAGACAGAAATGCGAATTTTTTCCATCCCAGGTATGTTTGTTTCCACTAATTCGACTTCGGGTGAAGTCTAAAGATTTTGAATTTCAGCACTAACAATGCTGTTGTTTCCTAGTTTCCACTAATTCGACTTCGGGTGAAGTCTAAAGTGGAGGAAAATTTTCCTGGTGCTATCGTTAAGATGTTTCCACTAATTCGACTTCGGGTGAAGTCTAAAGTTAATCCAACAACCCAGACTCCTGGGCCCGGATCGTCTAGTTTCCACTAATTCGACTTCGGGTGAAGTCTAAAGTATAATAAGTCTCTGCCTGGTAGGGCCTGAAGGGCTACCAGTTTCCACTAATTCGACTTCGGGTGAAGTCTAAAGCGCTTGATCCCACCAAGCAGTATGCAGTGTTTTTTGAGTTTCCACTAATTCGACTTCGGGTGAAGTCTAAAGTGGGGAGGCATACTTCCCCCGTCGGACACAAGGTCGTTTCCACTAATTCGACTTCGGGTGAAGTCTAAAGAGAATTTTGCCCAGTTGTTTGAGCAGGACATGAGTTATCGTTTCCACTAATTCGACTTCGGGTGAAGTCTAAAGAGTGCATTCGCTGGGCGGACGTCTGTCTTGAGGCAGGTTTCCACTAATTCGACTTCGGGTGAAGTCTAAAGATTTCAATTCCTTAGGCATTGAAAATCAACGCAATTGTTTCCACTAATTCGACTTCGGGTGAAGTCTAAAGCATCCGCTCAAGTCGCAGTAGGATCGGTCAACAGCTGTTTCCACTAATTCGACTTCGGGTGAAGTCTAAAGATTAGGGAGCCGGAAATACCCCGCAAAGATAGTAAGTTTCCACTAATTCGACTTCGGGTGAAGTCTAAAGAGGTGTGAAAGAAGTCAAAACTAAGTTTTGCTTAATAGTTTCCACTAATTCGACTTCGGGTGAAGTCTAAAGGGCAAAAAATTAACGGTCAATGGGTACTAGTACTCCCCAAAGTTTCCACTAATTCGACTTCGGGTGAAGTCTAAAGGATTCTCGTATCTGTTCAGCAACACGGGACGACTGAATGTTTCCACTAATTCGACTTCGGGTGAAGTCTAAAGAAATCAGTCCCTAGAGTTAGGCGACTTTGTCGCATTGTTTCCACTAATTCGACTTCGGGTGAAGTCTAAAGAACCGAGGTAGAGCTGTCTGCCACTGTCGTGCGAAACGTTTCCACTAATTCGACTTCGGGTGAAGTCTAAAGAAATATCCTGTGCAGAAGACCAAGGCTTCGACTTGAGTTTCCACTAATTCGACTTCGGGTGAAGTCTAAAGGTGGTATTCGTTAGTTTGCGGAGCTACTAAGCCGTAGAGTTTCCACTAATTCGACTTCGGGTGAAGTCTAAAGAACTAAAGAATGTAAAGTAGAAGAACGGTGCTATCAAAGTTTCCACTAATTCGACTTCGGGTGAAGTCTAAAGAGTGCTACAGGCGACTAGGAGATATCAAAAACTATTCAAGTTTCCACTAATTCGACTTCGGGTGAAGTCTAAAGAGCTGCTTTTTGTGGTGAAGATCAAAATGAGGTTCCGTTGTTTCCACTAATTCGACTTCGGGTGAAGTCTAAAGAAAATCGATCAACTGATCGACAAATAATTTTTCGTCACGTTTCCACTAATTCGACTTCGGGTGAAGTCTAAAGATGAGTTTGATCTTTCCGAAACATGCGGTGGCGAGAAGTTTCCACTAATTCGACTTCGGGTGAAGTCTAAAGATGTTTCCCAGGTTACAAGGTCGTTTGTAAGTGTGTTGAGGTTTCCACTAATTCGACTTCGGGTGAAGTCTAAAGGCTTGGCTCCTGGGAGCCTTACCATGACTGTATTATACACCAGTGAATTCGGGGGGGTCAAGTTTTTGTAATGACAAACAGAGAATTTTTGTGGAAATCGAGGCAAATCGTCGCCTGAAGCCTTATCCCAGAGCGTAATTCGAGGGGGTCAACGACAGAATGCGGGTTTCAGCCACTGCCCGACCCCCTCGAAAAAACTCTGGAAAGAGAAAATAAAGATGGAGAGCAGGGGAGCGGGGGAGCGCTTGTGCGGGAGAGCGGGGGAGCAGATATTTGCTAGCAGCAATCTAGCAAAAATCATCTCTTAACGATTAACAGCGATTATACGCAAGCAATTCCCTAAAGGATGAATCACACCACCCACTACCGAATCGTGCAGCACAAGCGAAAATATGAGGGGTGTTTTTACCAGCTAGCTGAAATCAATCAATAATTACATGAGTAAAAACCTGGTGTATTACTGAATGAAAAGATTAATGAACTTAGCACAGCAGAGGAGAAACCGGGACCCGCTCTCGATATTTCTGGTCATCAACCTAGATTTTTCAAAGAAACCCGGTTTCTGAACTACCCAATATCTTGATGTAGCTGTGCATTGTCAATTGTCAATTATCAATTGTCATGTATCCTGGAATTAATCACAAAGTGCAACTACTTGCAGTTTAGAAAACATCGTCATCCCCCAAACTAGAATATGGATCCAGCAATTGAAATCAGCCGCTTGTTAGACGTGATGCCAGCTAGTGGGCGGATGAAGACGAAGATACAAAGCAAACCGCAACAGCCCAAACCCATTGACTGCGCCCCATTGAGTGCAAAATCGGGGCTGCCTTGGGACCAAGAAAGAATTATTTGGATTAATTTTGACCTGTGGCGGAACCTATCTCAGCCACAAAGAGATTTGCTGATTTTACGCACTGTAAGCTGGCTTCTAGGAGTCCGATGGTTCAAGCTAGACTTATATCAGGGTTTGGTAGTGGCGGGAATGATGGGGACTTTGGTGGAATTAGCCCAGGGAGATGCGGTGGGAGTGGTGGTAGCTGGGGGGTTGGTGGGTTTCGCCATTAATCAGATTTGGCGGAGCAGTCGATCGGCAACCCAAGAGCTGCTTGCAGATACAGAGGCGCTGCAAGTGGCGCAACGACGGGGTTATACAGAACCGGAAGCGGCGCGGTATTTGATGGAAGCGATCGAAGCCGTCGCCAAAATTGAGGGGCGCACCACCTTGAGTTTTACGGAATTGATTCGCTGCCAAAATTTGCGGGCGATCGCGGGCATTTCCCCCCAAGGCATCCCCAATAATCTCAATCTTTAACTAAAATTCTTTACCCGTCGCCCCTCCGGGGCGCCAGCGCACTCTTCCCCAGAAGCAGGCACCAACAGGGAATCAGCAGAGCGCACCACCATATCCCCCCGCATCAAGGCAGCCCGCAACTGCACCCCAGTTTTCCAAGCTAGATACTTTAAAGGGGTCCAACGGGGGTTCACTGGGTGACGAGCGAACCCAGAGCGCAAAGCCGAGTGATTGGCTTCCGAAA contains:
- a CDS encoding DUF3318 domain-containing protein, with product MDPAIEISRLLDVMPASGRMKTKIQSKPQQPKPIDCAPLSAKSGLPWDQERIIWINFDLWRNLSQPQRDLLILRTVSWLLGVRWFKLDLYQGLVVAGMMGTLVELAQGDAVGVVVAGGLVGFAINQIWRSSRSATQELLADTEALQVAQRRGYTEPEAARYLMEAIEAVAKIEGRTTLSFTELIRCQNLRAIAGISPQGIPNNLNL
- a CDS encoding SH3 domain-containing protein, with product MLNLAQHKSFYSKTALSRAIVLAIVSLLVGCQTPEGAKEQGNSGSTSLNDQGAGEQGSRGAGEQGSRGAGEQSPSLPVTPSPSLPVTPSQSLPVTQSPSIPLPPPPTPPTPPTPPTPPPLSQSPSQPITITPATEGCKITMAIVSDPNPPLNVRSAPMVAEGNIVGKVDNGTYVTVTEEQNGWLRIDEPAGWISKQNTQTSCSQVTEKINFAPNGNSAIIKGRIIGPGSHKYILSASAGQTIKVIKLNPEGVFPAIIDPDGNILAGNPYTDADRNEWTGTLPVTGDYSLQMDSNFRGFDYQFSVEVN